A stretch of Castanea sativa cultivar Marrone di Chiusa Pesio chromosome 2, ASM4071231v1 DNA encodes these proteins:
- the LOC142625346 gene encoding histone H1-like: MIFVLIKEALLALNERSGSSPYAIAKYMEEKYMEEKHKDVLPLNYKKILGLRLKNSAASYKLSEMAKEKKVTTTTTKAVKKPDVAKKAVKKVTKKVGPKKTHKSILAKPKQPKLIKSPAAKKAKRTVA, from the exons ATGATATTTGTATT AATCAAGGAAGCTCTGTTGGCTTTGAATGAAAGAAGTGGGTCGAGTCCATATGCTATAGCGAAGTACATGGAAGAGAAGTACATGGAAGAGAAGCACAAGGATGTGCTTCCTCTGAATTACAAGAAGATTTTGGGCCTCCGATTGAAGAACTCTGCT GCTTCGTATAAGCTATCTGAAATGGCTAAAGAGAAGAAGGTTACAACTACAACAACCAAGGCTGTGAAGAAACCTGATGTTGCTAAAAAGGCTGTGAAGAAGGTCACAAAGAAAGTTGGGCCTAAGAAGACTCATAAATCGATTCTTGCTAAGCCTAAACAGCCCAAATTGATTAAGTCTCCTGCTGCTAAGAAAGCCAAGAGGACCGTTGCTTGA
- the LOC142625347 gene encoding uncharacterized protein LOC142625347, whose amino-acid sequence MAIAYVVCLVAYWLILRRRPQRRQDCIGAIDGTHIRAKVPIEDAPRYHGRKDYPTQNVLAACKYCLVDAGFMLRSTPLAPYRGVHYHLKEYSRNPPQNPKELFNLRHASLCNAIERAFGVLKKSGNLQGDHTLGGSGLPAKKAKHKAKEFKNKPIPNYDKLVELYGKDRATGEQYETASEMRQQWATSIGEGSMGNIEDIDHLVAQNEVTLESCDNVGEASSKAKKRKTSKNEDMEQIMGAIQNVALAMRDGNLIFERSMARLPIPEQKCSISWMR is encoded by the exons ATGGCAATTGCTTATGTAGTTTGTCTTGTTGCCTATTGGTTAATACTTCGAAGGAGGCCTCAAAGGAGACAA GATTGCATTGGGGCAATTGATGGAACACACATTCGAGCAAAAGTTCCTATTGAAGATGCACCAAGATATCATGGTAGAAAGGACTACCCAACACAAAATGTGCTAGCGGCAT GTAAATATTGCCTTGTTGATGCTGGATTCATGTTGAGGAGCACACCTCTTGCACCTTATAGAGGAGTTCATTATCACTTAAAAGAGTATTCAAGAAATCCACCACAAAATCCTAAAGAGTTATTCAACCTTAGACATGCATCCTTATGCAATGCGATTGAAAGAGCATTTGGAGTCTTGAAGAAAAG TGGCAATTTGCAg GGGGACCACACTTTGGGTGGGAGTGGATTGCCTGCAAAAAAG GCTAAACATAAAGCCAAAGAGTTTAAGAACAAACCAATTCCAAACTACGACAAATTGGTTGAGCTTTATGGAAAAGATAGAGCAACTGGGGAACAATATGAAACTGCATCGGAGATGAGGCAACAGTGGGCTACTTCAATCGGAGAGGGCTCTATGGGGAACATTGAAGATATTGATCATTTAGTTGCTCAAAATGAAGTTACTTTGGAGAGCTGTGATAATGTGGGTGAAGCCTcctcaaaagccaaaaagagaaaaacatcaaaaaatGAGGACATGGAACAAATTATGGGAGCAATTCAGAATGTTGCTTTAGCAATGAGAGatggaaatttaatttttgagagGAGCATGGCACGTCTTCCCATTCCTGAGCAAAAGTGTTCCATCTCTTGGATGAGATAG